A window of the Polaribacter sp. HaHaR_3_91 genome harbors these coding sequences:
- a CDS encoding DUF2892 domain-containing protein gives MFHKNIKLILAGLISAWAVYQFTLGNIMNGISILLLAGIFVLFYFKNEFILLAFLQLRKQNFEGTKKWLGYIKNPEAALILKQQGYFNYLHGIILSQTNITQAEKFLRKAVKIGLPMDHDLAMAKLQLAGIAMTKRRKREATNLMAEAKKLDKHGMLKDQMKMMKDQMKKI, from the coding sequence ATGTTTCATAAAAATATAAAATTAATTTTAGCTGGTTTAATATCAGCTTGGGCAGTGTATCAATTTACTTTAGGTAATATAATGAACGGAATTTCTATCTTACTTTTGGCAGGAATTTTTGTATTATTCTATTTTAAAAACGAATTTATTTTACTTGCTTTTTTACAATTGCGTAAGCAAAATTTTGAAGGAACTAAAAAATGGTTGGGATATATTAAAAATCCAGAAGCGGCATTAATTCTTAAGCAACAAGGTTATTTTAATTATTTACATGGTATTATATTAAGTCAGACTAATATTACACAAGCAGAAAAATTTCTACGTAAAGCTGTAAAAATAGGTTTACCTATGGATCATGATTTAGCAATGGCTAAATTACAGTTAGCAGGTATTGCAATGACAAAAAGACGCAAACGTGAAGCAACTAACTTAATGGCTGAAGCTAAAAAATTAGACAAACACGGTATGTTAAAAGACCAAATGAAGATGATGAAAGATCAGATGAAAA
- the ccsA gene encoding cytochrome c biogenesis protein CcsA encodes MKKIISILYSTRLMAVLFILFAVAMGVATFIENDFGTQTSKALVYNTWWFELIMVFFVINFFGNIFRYRLYKKEKWAVLMFHLAFLLILIGAGATRYIGFEGIMLIKEGESTNKFLSETTYLNAIVDNNKVQKPEINKPMLLSAWGKNSWSYSDYFKTEDTEQDFSFELVEYIPWAERKLVEDENGVDHLFFVESSEGGRHEHWIQKGTIQNIHGVLVGFNAESDNPSINFIEENGNLKMVSKDDGDWFRMADQKKGNIVKDSLQNFQYLTLHNVSGLQFVIPKPAEKGIMKTTSGPKDDKKLDVVVVDIKSNGKTERVELTGGKYNSQGSKEVTVGGLNFRLLYGAKILETPFLVKLNDFQLEKYPGSESAASYASEVTVIDGDESFDYRIFMNHILDHKGYKFFQSSYDLSGPVEETHLSVNHDFVGTFITYLGYSFLYTGLICILFAKHTRFNYLKESLKKIRKKKLTLSIVATLLLSSFSFTQETAHAPHEPNQITNQQIDSILQANLVDVHHAESFNKLVIQDAGGRMKPAHTFASELVRKVSKSETFKGMQPSQVLLSIIENPRLWFEVPIVYLEKGNSKIREVLSLPVTTTHARLSDFITPTGAYKIKDDVAEAQKKNIKNKYENDLIKIDKRVGLLYSAIGGGILRIYPIPNDDNNTWVSQPETSSAGFKATDSVFVRQSLPVYIQLLQEAKKSNDYTKADQILDGIKKFQKKFGTEVYPSQNRIDLEITYNKWEIFTKTSLFYLILGLLLIFIEILKIFYYKSKVLGYIVKGLIVLTVLSFLFHTFGLASRWYISGNAPWSNAYESIIYVAWATMLFGLFLGKKSTLTIGATTFLAAIILFFAHQNWLDPAIANLQPVLNSWWLMVHVSIIVASYGPFSLAMILGIISLILIVFTTEKNKKRMDINIKELTIINEMAISVGLVMLTIGNFLGGMWANESWGRYWGWDPKETWALISIMVYAFVLHMRLIPGLRSRLAFNFASAFSYLAIMMTYFGVNFYLSGLHSYASGDKAVTPREAYIYIGALVLLTVLASFKYKKYFKK; translated from the coding sequence ATGAAAAAAATTATTAGTATTCTCTACTCGACTCGTTTAATGGCCGTTTTATTTATCCTTTTTGCAGTTGCAATGGGAGTTGCAACATTTATAGAAAACGATTTTGGCACACAAACCTCTAAAGCACTCGTTTATAACACCTGGTGGTTTGAACTAATTATGGTGTTCTTTGTGATTAATTTCTTTGGAAACATTTTTAGATACAGATTGTATAAAAAAGAAAAATGGGCTGTTTTAATGTTTCATTTAGCCTTTCTATTAATTCTTATTGGTGCGGGAGCAACTCGCTATATTGGTTTTGAAGGCATTATGTTAATTAAAGAAGGGGAATCTACCAATAAATTCTTATCTGAAACGACTTACTTAAATGCAATCGTAGATAATAATAAAGTGCAAAAGCCAGAAATAAACAAACCAATGTTGTTATCTGCTTGGGGTAAAAACTCTTGGTCTTACTCAGATTACTTTAAAACAGAAGACACAGAACAAGATTTTAGTTTTGAGCTTGTTGAATATATTCCTTGGGCCGAAAGAAAATTAGTTGAGGATGAAAATGGCGTTGATCATTTGTTTTTTGTAGAATCTTCGGAAGGAGGTCGTCATGAACACTGGATTCAAAAAGGAACAATTCAAAACATTCACGGAGTATTGGTTGGTTTCAATGCAGAAAGTGATAATCCATCTATAAACTTTATAGAAGAAAATGGAAACTTAAAAATGGTTTCTAAGGATGATGGTGATTGGTTTAGAATGGCAGACCAGAAAAAAGGTAATATTGTAAAAGACTCTCTGCAAAATTTTCAATATTTAACATTACACAATGTTTCCGGATTACAGTTTGTAATTCCTAAACCAGCAGAAAAAGGTATAATGAAAACAACTAGTGGTCCAAAAGACGATAAAAAACTAGATGTTGTTGTTGTAGATATTAAAAGTAATGGCAAAACTGAAAGAGTAGAATTAACAGGAGGTAAATATAACTCTCAAGGCTCTAAAGAAGTTACTGTTGGAGGATTGAACTTTAGATTATTATATGGTGCAAAGATTTTAGAAACACCTTTTTTAGTAAAACTAAATGATTTCCAATTAGAAAAATACCCAGGATCTGAAAGTGCTGCGTCTTATGCCAGTGAAGTAACCGTAATAGACGGTGATGAATCTTTTGATTATAGAATTTTCATGAATCACATTTTAGACCATAAAGGCTATAAATTCTTCCAATCTAGTTACGACTTATCTGGACCAGTAGAAGAGACACATCTATCTGTAAATCATGATTTTGTAGGAACGTTTATTACATACTTAGGGTATTCTTTCTTGTACACTGGTTTAATCTGTATTCTATTCGCAAAACATACGAGGTTTAATTACCTAAAAGAATCTTTAAAGAAAATTAGAAAGAAAAAACTTACCCTGTCTATTGTAGCAACATTATTACTTTCTAGTTTTAGTTTTACCCAAGAGACAGCACACGCACCGCATGAACCAAATCAAATTACAAACCAACAAATAGACTCTATATTACAAGCTAATTTAGTGGATGTCCATCATGCTGAAAGCTTTAATAAGTTGGTTATTCAAGATGCTGGAGGTAGAATGAAGCCGGCACACACATTTGCTTCTGAATTGGTTAGAAAAGTAAGCAAGTCAGAAACTTTTAAAGGAATGCAACCTAGCCAGGTTTTACTATCTATTATAGAAAACCCAAGACTTTGGTTTGAAGTGCCTATTGTATATTTAGAAAAAGGAAACTCAAAAATTAGAGAGGTTTTAAGTTTACCAGTAACTACTACACACGCTCGTTTATCTGATTTTATTACCCCAACTGGTGCTTATAAAATAAAAGATGACGTAGCAGAAGCACAGAAGAAGAATATAAAAAATAAATATGAAAACGATTTAATTAAAATTGATAAACGTGTAGGTTTATTATACAGTGCTATTGGAGGTGGTATTTTACGTATTTACCCAATACCAAATGATGATAATAATACTTGGGTTTCTCAACCAGAAACTTCCTCTGCAGGTTTTAAAGCTACGGATTCAGTATTTGTTAGACAATCGTTACCTGTTTATATTCAACTTTTACAAGAAGCTAAAAAATCTAATGATTATACTAAAGCAGATCAAATTTTAGATGGTATTAAAAAGTTTCAGAAGAAATTTGGAACTGAAGTATACCCTTCTCAAAATAGAATTGACCTAGAAATAACCTATAATAAATGGGAAATCTTTACAAAGACTTCTTTATTTTATTTAATTTTAGGATTGTTATTAATATTTATTGAGATATTAAAAATATTCTATTATAAATCTAAAGTACTAGGTTATATTGTTAAAGGACTGATTGTATTAACCGTTTTAAGCTTCCTATTTCATACGTTTGGGTTAGCCTCTAGATGGTATATAAGTGGTAACGCACCTTGGAGTAATGCCTATGAATCAATTATTTACGTTGCTTGGGCAACCATGTTATTTGGTTTGTTTTTAGGAAAAAAATCTACTTTAACCATTGGTGCAACTACTTTTTTAGCCGCAATTATTCTATTTTTTGCACATCAAAATTGGTTAGATCCTGCAATTGCTAACTTACAACCTGTTTTAAATTCTTGGTGGTTAATGGTGCATGTGTCTATTATTGTAGCTAGTTATGGTCCTTTCTCTTTAGCAATGATTTTGGGTATTATTTCTTTAATTCTTATCGTATTTACTACCGAGAAAAACAAGAAAAGAATGGATATCAATATTAAAGAGTTAACCATTATTAACGAAATGGCCATTAGTGTTGGTTTGGTTATGTTAACTATTGGTAACTTTTTAGGAGGTATGTGGGCCAACGAAAGCTGGGGACGTTATTGGGGTTGGGATCCAAAAGAAACTTGGGCTCTAATTTCTATTATGGTATATGCTTTTGTTTTACACATGCGTTTAATACCAGGTTTACGTAGTAGGTTGGCGTTTAATTTTGCTTCTGCTTTTTCTTATTTAGCTATAATGATGACTTATTTTGGAGTAAACTTCTATTTATCTGGTTTGCATTCTTATGCAAGTGGAGACAAAGCTGTAACACCTAGAGAGGCTTATATTTATATTGGCGCATTAGTTTTACTAACAGTTTTAGCATCCTTTAAATACAAGAAATACTTTAAAAAGTAA
- a CDS encoding NAD-dependent succinate-semialdehyde dehydrogenase — MKTITTINPATEEEITTYNRISEKTTKEKVTKANDAYKSWKKTSLEERSKLIYKLADIFDNNKEKYAQLATQEMGKVIEQSRKEIEKCALICRYYADNITELLADKIVETEASKSYVTFQPLGVTLAIMPWNFPFYQVIRFAAPAVMTGNTGVLKHASNVQGCAFALEEAFAEAGFPEGVFTNLNVASDAIEAIIEDNNIVAVTLTGSEPAGRSVAKTAGENLKKTVLELGGSDAYIVLEDVDLEKATDLATFGRLQNNGQTCIAAKRFIVLEEIYDDFLKLFTKKMKAAKMGIPTDEDVYYGPMARIDLRNEIHEQVEKTIKQGGNLILGGKIPDKKGAYYPATILADLKPGMTAFDEELFGPVASVIKAKSEEEAIELANNSAFGLGSGVLTSNSKRGEKIALQLEAGNSFVNKLVTSDPRLPFGGIKNSGYGRELSSYGIREFVNTKSIWID, encoded by the coding sequence ATGAAAACAATCACCACTATAAACCCTGCCACAGAGGAAGAAATTACAACTTATAACAGAATTTCAGAAAAAACAACTAAAGAAAAAGTTACAAAAGCAAACGATGCTTATAAATCTTGGAAAAAAACAAGTTTAGAAGAACGCTCTAAGTTGATATACAAACTGGCTGATATCTTTGATAATAACAAAGAGAAATACGCACAATTAGCTACCCAAGAAATGGGAAAAGTAATTGAACAATCTCGTAAAGAAATAGAAAAATGTGCTCTAATCTGTAGGTATTATGCAGATAACATCACGGAATTATTAGCCGATAAAATAGTAGAAACAGAAGCAAGTAAAAGTTATGTAACGTTTCAGCCCTTAGGAGTTACTTTAGCCATAATGCCATGGAATTTTCCTTTTTACCAAGTTATTCGTTTTGCGGCACCAGCAGTAATGACAGGAAATACAGGTGTTTTAAAACACGCGTCTAACGTACAAGGTTGTGCCTTTGCTTTAGAAGAAGCCTTTGCAGAAGCAGGTTTTCCCGAAGGAGTTTTTACAAACTTAAATGTAGCGTCAGATGCTATAGAAGCAATCATAGAAGATAATAATATTGTTGCTGTAACCTTAACAGGAAGTGAACCAGCAGGACGTTCTGTTGCTAAAACTGCAGGAGAAAACTTAAAAAAGACCGTTTTAGAATTAGGTGGAAGTGATGCTTATATCGTTCTGGAAGACGTAGATTTAGAAAAAGCTACAGATTTAGCAACATTTGGACGGTTACAAAATAACGGACAAACTTGTATTGCTGCAAAACGTTTTATTGTTTTAGAAGAAATTTATGATGATTTCTTAAAACTATTCACAAAAAAAATGAAAGCCGCAAAAATGGGTATTCCAACAGACGAAGACGTTTATTACGGCCCTATGGCACGTATAGATTTACGTAATGAAATTCATGAGCAGGTAGAAAAAACTATTAAACAAGGTGGAAATTTAATTTTAGGAGGGAAAATTCCTGATAAAAAAGGAGCTTATTATCCTGCAACAATTTTAGCAGATCTAAAACCTGGTATGACAGCTTTTGATGAAGAACTTTTTGGACCTGTAGCTTCTGTAATAAAAGCAAAAAGTGAAGAGGAAGCCATAGAGCTTGCAAATAATTCCGCTTTTGGTTTGGGTTCTGGTGTACTTACGTCTAACTCTAAAAGAGGAGAAAAAATTGCTTTGCAATTAGAAGCAGGAAATAGCTTTGTAAACAAACTAGTTACTTCGGATCCAAGATTACCTTTTGGTGGTATTAAAAATAGTGGTTATGGTAGAGAACTTTCTAGCTACGGAATTAGAGAATTTGTAAACACAAAGTCTATTTGGATAGATTAA
- a CDS encoding acetolactate synthase large subunit: MKTSDIIIKSLENEGVEYIFGLPGEENLDLLESIRKSDKIKLILTRHEQGAGFMAATYGRLTGKPGVCMSTLGPGATNLMTPAAYAQLGAMPMVMLTGQKPIKESKQGKFQIVDILEMMQPLTKFSKQITYGKNASAIIREAFRVSQEERPGAVHIEIPEDVCKEIVENPQYFDVNSAKIPSANTSSILEAKEMILSAKKPLLLIGAGANRKRASEALTNFVDQLGIPFFNTQMGKGIIDERNPLYLGTAALSSNDFLHEAIEAADLIINVGHDTIEKPPFVMNPDDKRKVIHINFFAAEVHEVYFPQLNVIGDIATSIHQLTKELKSNAKKWNLDFFLKVKDNVLCHLSKYKDDNRFPMLPQRLVEITRNILQKDGIVTLDNGIYKIWFARNYPAYAQNTLLLDNALATMGAGFPSAMMAKELHPHKKVISINGDGGFMMNSQELETAVRMDLDLVIIILNDNAYGMIEWKQEGEGFPKFGLEYKNPDFVKYAESFGAIGHRPTSSSEFEETLTKTLNLKGVHVIDLAVDYSLNHEILNVLLSENSKK; the protein is encoded by the coding sequence ATGAAAACTTCAGATATTATTATAAAATCTTTAGAGAATGAAGGCGTAGAATATATTTTTGGCTTACCTGGCGAAGAAAATTTAGACCTTTTAGAATCCATCAGGAAATCTGATAAAATAAAATTAATACTTACGAGACACGAACAAGGAGCAGGCTTTATGGCAGCAACTTATGGCAGACTTACAGGAAAACCTGGAGTTTGCATGTCTACATTAGGCCCTGGTGCAACCAATTTAATGACGCCTGCAGCTTATGCACAATTGGGCGCAATGCCAATGGTAATGCTTACAGGACAAAAACCAATAAAAGAAAGCAAACAAGGTAAATTTCAAATTGTAGACATTTTAGAGATGATGCAACCACTTACAAAGTTTTCTAAACAAATAACCTATGGTAAAAATGCAAGTGCAATCATTAGAGAAGCCTTTAGAGTTTCTCAAGAAGAAAGACCAGGCGCTGTGCATATAGAAATTCCGGAAGACGTATGTAAAGAAATCGTTGAAAATCCGCAATATTTTGATGTAAATAGCGCTAAAATTCCATCAGCAAATACAAGTTCCATCTTAGAAGCAAAAGAGATGATTCTTTCAGCCAAAAAACCTTTATTATTAATTGGCGCTGGAGCAAATAGAAAAAGAGCCAGTGAAGCTTTAACTAATTTCGTAGATCAATTAGGAATTCCTTTTTTTAACACACAAATGGGGAAAGGAATTATTGACGAAAGGAATCCGCTTTATTTAGGAACTGCTGCACTTTCTTCAAACGATTTTTTACACGAAGCAATAGAAGCTGCAGATTTGATTATAAATGTTGGTCATGATACTATAGAAAAACCTCCATTTGTTATGAATCCTGATGACAAAAGAAAAGTGATTCATATTAACTTTTTTGCAGCAGAAGTTCATGAGGTTTATTTTCCACAGTTAAATGTAATTGGAGATATTGCAACAAGTATTCATCAATTAACAAAAGAGTTAAAATCGAATGCGAAAAAATGGAATCTTGACTTTTTCTTAAAAGTGAAAGACAATGTATTATGTCATCTCTCTAAATACAAAGATGACAATCGCTTTCCAATGCTACCTCAACGTTTGGTAGAAATTACAAGAAACATTTTACAAAAAGATGGAATTGTTACGCTAGACAACGGAATTTATAAAATATGGTTTGCTAGAAACTACCCCGCTTATGCTCAAAACACTTTACTATTAGACAACGCTTTGGCAACAATGGGCGCAGGTTTTCCTTCAGCAATGATGGCAAAAGAATTACACCCCCATAAAAAAGTTATTTCTATTAACGGTGATGGTGGTTTTATGATGAATTCTCAGGAATTAGAAACTGCCGTTCGAATGGATTTAGATTTGGTTATCATTATTTTGAATGATAACGCTTACGGAATGATAGAATGGAAACAAGAAGGAGAAGGATTCCCTAAATTTGGACTAGAATATAAAAACCCAGATTTTGTAAAATATGCAGAAAGTTTTGGAGCTATTGGACACAGACCTACATCCTCATCAGAGTTCGAAGAAACTTTAACAAAAACATTAAATTTAAAAGGAGTACATGTAATTGATTTAGCCGTAGATTATTCATTAAATCATGAAATATTAAATGTATTACTAAGTGAAAATTCTAAAAAATAA
- a CDS encoding GH3 auxin-responsive promoter family protein: MAILGNIIKGIINLTDTLSSETNHVEAQKEVLQNLLETAKETQFGEAYNFESILLSDDLQTSFANKVPFFDYNSLNEKWWYKIHNGEENVTWVGSPSYFALSSGTTGKKSKRIPVTDEMIAAIKSSGIKQVTSLNNFDLPVDFFEKDIMMLGSSTDLDEKDDHFEGEISGISASNIPFWFKGYYKPGEEIAKIEDWDERVQHIAENAKSWDIGALSGIPSWIELMMQKVIDFHHLENIHEIWPNLQVYTSGGVAFGPYEKSFKALLGKPVTVIDTYLASEGYIATQVRPETDAMQLNTENGIYFEFVPMNPDYINEDGSIKQNAPSLTLEQVETGTDYILIISTVSGAWRYLIGDTIKFTDVEKAEIKITGRTKFFLNTVGSQLSVNKMDDAIKHIEEKFSTTITEYTICAKRFEDGEFYHSWYLGSDLKGDNDKIATALDDFLKEANNNYKVARSKALKGVKVTVIPVETFHDWNDNNKKKGGQVKMERVMKEEKFADWEKFVHKA; the protein is encoded by the coding sequence ATGGCAATCTTAGGAAATATTATAAAAGGAATTATCAATTTAACTGATACACTTTCATCAGAAACAAACCACGTCGAAGCTCAAAAAGAAGTTTTACAAAACTTACTTGAAACAGCCAAAGAAACTCAATTTGGTGAAGCTTATAATTTTGAATCCATCCTATTAAGTGATGATTTACAAACCTCCTTTGCTAATAAAGTTCCTTTTTTTGATTATAATTCACTGAACGAAAAGTGGTGGTACAAAATTCATAATGGAGAGGAAAATGTAACTTGGGTCGGAAGTCCATCTTATTTTGCTTTAAGCTCCGGTACCACCGGAAAAAAGAGTAAAAGAATTCCTGTTACGGATGAAATGATTGCTGCCATAAAAAGTTCTGGAATAAAACAAGTTACTTCTTTAAATAACTTTGATTTACCTGTAGATTTCTTCGAGAAAGATATTATGATGTTAGGAAGCTCTACAGATTTAGATGAGAAAGACGATCACTTTGAAGGAGAAATAAGTGGAATTAGTGCTAGTAATATTCCTTTTTGGTTTAAAGGTTATTACAAACCCGGAGAAGAAATTGCCAAGATTGAAGATTGGGACGAGCGCGTGCAACATATTGCAGAAAATGCTAAATCATGGGATATTGGTGCTTTAAGCGGAATACCTTCTTGGATAGAATTAATGATGCAAAAAGTGATTGATTTTCATCATTTAGAAAACATACATGAAATTTGGCCAAATCTTCAAGTGTACACTTCCGGTGGTGTTGCTTTTGGTCCTTATGAAAAAAGTTTTAAAGCCTTATTAGGAAAACCCGTTACGGTTATAGACACTTATTTGGCTTCCGAAGGATACATTGCTACACAAGTAAGACCAGAAACCGATGCAATGCAGCTAAATACCGAGAATGGTATTTATTTTGAATTTGTTCCTATGAATCCAGATTATATAAATGAAGATGGATCTATCAAACAAAATGCACCTTCTTTAACTTTAGAACAGGTTGAAACAGGCACCGATTACATTTTAATTATAAGTACCGTGAGTGGAGCTTGGCGTTATTTAATAGGTGATACCATTAAATTTACAGATGTAGAAAAGGCTGAAATTAAGATTACAGGACGTACTAAATTCTTCTTAAATACTGTTGGATCTCAATTATCCGTTAATAAAATGGATGATGCTATTAAACATATAGAAGAAAAATTCTCTACAACCATTACAGAATATACCATTTGTGCAAAGCGATTTGAAGATGGTGAATTTTATCATTCTTGGTATTTAGGCTCCGATTTAAAAGGTGACAATGATAAAATTGCAACAGCGTTAGATGATTTTCTAAAAGAAGCAAATAATAATTATAAAGTTGCAAGAAGCAAAGCATTAAAAGGTGTCAAGGTTACCGTAATTCCTGTTGAAACATTTCATGACTGGAATGACAATAACAAGAAAAAAGGTGGACAAGTAAAAATGGAACGTGTAATGAAAGAAGAAAAGTTTGCCGATTGGGAAAAGTTTGTTCATAAAGCATAA
- the scpA gene encoding methylmalonyl-CoA mutase — protein sequence MSRKNLQNIKLKNTDLKIKPSFNQEGFAAGIAPNLRGPYATMYVRRPWTIRQYAGFSTAEESNAFYLKNLEAGQKGLSVAFDLATHRGYDSDHERVQGDVGKAGVAIDSVEDMKTLFNKIPLDKMSVSMTMNGAVLPILAFYIVAAEEQGVSLEQLSGTIQNDILKEFMVRNTYIYPPAPSMKIIADIFKFTSSKMPKFNSISISGYHMQEAGATAEIELAYTLADGLEYIRKGIEAGMEIDVFAPRLSFFWAIGMNHFTEIAKLRTARMLWAKIVKQFNPKNPKSLALRTHCQTSGWSLTAQDPFNNVARTTIEAMAAAFGGTQSLHTNALDEAIALPTDFSARIARNTQIHLQQETYITKTVDPWAGSYHVEKLTEDLANKAWELISEVEKLGGMTKAIEKGIPKMRIEEAAAIKQAKIDNEIDVIVGVNKYQLKKEEPLQILEVDNEAVRNSQIKRLNQLKSTRNNTAVKTSLDALTEAAKSGKENLLDLAVKAAKNRATLGEISDALELVFGRHKAIHKTISGVYSKEIKDDKLYKRAADLSDKFAELDGRRPRIMIAKLGQDGHDRGAKVVATAYADLGFDVDIGPLFQTPQEATKQAIENDVHILGISSLAAGHKTLVPQVIAELKKYGREDIMVIVGGVVPVQDYPFLLEAGAAGIFGPGTKIAQAAIDLLTILIDSTDE from the coding sequence ATGAGTAGAAAAAATTTACAAAATATAAAACTCAAAAACACAGACCTTAAAATAAAACCTTCTTTTAATCAAGAAGGTTTTGCTGCTGGTATTGCTCCTAATTTACGAGGTCCCTATGCGACTATGTACGTTAGAAGACCTTGGACAATTAGACAGTATGCTGGATTTTCTACGGCAGAAGAAAGCAATGCTTTTTATCTAAAAAACTTAGAAGCAGGTCAGAAAGGATTGTCTGTTGCTTTTGACTTAGCAACTCATAGAGGCTATGACTCCGATCATGAGCGAGTACAAGGTGATGTTGGTAAAGCCGGTGTTGCTATAGACTCTGTAGAAGATATGAAGACTTTATTTAACAAAATTCCGTTAGATAAAATGTCTGTTTCTATGACTATGAATGGAGCTGTTTTACCCATTTTAGCTTTTTATATTGTTGCCGCAGAAGAACAAGGTGTTTCTTTAGAGCAACTTTCTGGTACTATCCAGAATGATATTCTAAAGGAATTTATGGTTAGAAATACATATATCTACCCTCCTGCTCCATCCATGAAAATTATTGCTGATATTTTTAAATTTACAAGTAGTAAAATGCCGAAATTTAATTCCATATCTATTTCAGGTTACCACATGCAAGAAGCTGGTGCTACAGCAGAAATTGAATTGGCATATACTTTAGCAGACGGTTTAGAATATATACGGAAAGGAATTGAAGCAGGCATGGAAATAGATGTTTTTGCTCCAAGACTTTCTTTCTTTTGGGCAATTGGCATGAATCATTTTACAGAAATTGCAAAATTACGAACTGCAAGAATGTTATGGGCAAAAATTGTAAAACAGTTTAACCCTAAGAACCCAAAATCTTTAGCTTTAAGAACACATTGCCAAACAAGTGGTTGGTCTTTAACAGCACAAGATCCTTTTAACAACGTAGCAAGAACAACCATAGAAGCTATGGCTGCTGCTTTTGGCGGCACGCAAAGTTTACACACTAATGCTTTGGATGAAGCCATTGCTTTACCTACAGATTTTTCTGCAAGAATAGCTAGAAATACACAAATACACTTACAACAAGAAACATATATAACCAAAACGGTAGATCCTTGGGCAGGAAGTTATCATGTAGAAAAGTTAACCGAAGATTTAGCAAATAAAGCTTGGGAGCTTATTAGCGAGGTAGAAAAACTTGGTGGCATGACAAAAGCCATTGAAAAAGGAATTCCTAAAATGCGTATTGAAGAAGCTGCAGCTATTAAACAAGCAAAAATAGACAATGAAATAGACGTAATTGTAGGAGTTAATAAATATCAGCTAAAAAAAGAAGAACCTTTACAAATCCTAGAGGTTGATAATGAAGCTGTACGAAACTCTCAAATTAAAAGATTAAATCAATTAAAAAGTACACGAAATAATACAGCTGTTAAAACATCTTTAGATGCATTAACAGAAGCTGCAAAATCTGGAAAAGAAAACCTACTCGACCTAGCTGTAAAAGCCGCTAAAAATAGAGCCACTTTAGGTGAGATTTCTGATGCTTTAGAACTTGTTTTCGGGAGACACAAAGCAATTCACAAAACAATTTCTGGCGTATATAGCAAAGAAATAAAAGACGACAAACTCTATAAGAGAGCAGCAGATCTATCTGATAAATTTGCAGAACTAGATGGGCGACGCCCAAGAATTATGATTGCTAAATTAGGGCAAGATGGCCACGATAGAGGTGCAAAAGTTGTAGCAACTGCCTACGCAGATTTAGGTTTTGATGTAGACATTGGTCCTTTATTTCAAACACCACAAGAAGCTACAAAGCAAGCGATAGAAAATGATGTCCATATTTTAGGAATCTCTTCTTTAGCTGCAGGACACAAAACTTTAGTACCACAAGTTATAGCCGAATTAAAAAAATACGGACGAGAAGACATTATGGTAATTGTTGGCGGTGTTGTACCTGTACAAGACTACCCTTTTTTATTAGAAGCTGGTGCTGCTGGTATTTTTGGTCCTGGAACAAAAATCGCACAAGCCGCTATTGATTTACTAACTATTTTAATTGATAGTACGGACGAGTAA